The proteins below are encoded in one region of Methanobacterium aggregans:
- a CDS encoding heavy metal translocating P-type ATPase has translation MNHDHEAHEKGKCVVCGKELTEKHRMEGEHVHSSMIEDLKKRFWISLILTIPILILSPTIQELLGLGESIRFAGDMYLLFVLSSIVYFYGGYPFFKGFFSQIKTPGMDTLISVALTSAYLYSSAVTFGLAGEVFFWELATLIDIMLVGHWIEMRSVMGASRSLEELVKLMPSHAHMLMPDGSTMDVPLDDLTLGDRVIIKPGEKIPADGEVIEGKTSIDESMLTGESEPVFKETGAEVIGGSINGEGSVTVEIRKTGKDSFLSQVINLVEEAQASKSKTQNLADRFATALTVLALTGGFLTLLIWLLATNFGFEFALERAVTVMVITCPHALGLAVPLVVSVSTALSAKNGLLIRNRASFEMSRGVDAVVFDKTGTLTEGRFGITDVVALSPEYGEEDILNYSASLESYSEHPIARGFAKSAVETREVHDFRSIPGKGVKGRINGKLVEVVSPGFLTQRKIDVPNEKVNELSSQGKTIVFVVVEGEIMGAVALADVIREESRKAVKKLKDMGIRCIMITGDKKEVAEWVSKEIGLDNYYAEVLPQEKAEKIREIQSEGAVVAMTGDGINDAPALAQADVGIAIGAGTDVAIESADVVLVRSNPLDVVYTVKLARSTYSKMVQNLVWGTGYNIFAIPIAAGILYGYGILLTPAAGAILMSVSTIIVAFNSRFLRIKND, from the coding sequence TTCTGGATATCCTTGATCCTAACCATACCTATCCTTATTTTATCACCTACAATTCAGGAATTATTGGGTTTAGGTGAATCCATCAGATTTGCAGGGGATATGTACCTTCTTTTTGTTTTATCATCAATTGTTTATTTTTACGGTGGTTACCCATTTTTTAAAGGATTTTTCAGTCAGATCAAAACTCCTGGAATGGATACTCTAATTTCTGTTGCCCTTACAAGTGCTTATTTATACAGCAGTGCAGTTACTTTTGGGCTTGCAGGTGAGGTCTTTTTCTGGGAACTTGCAACGTTGATTGACATCATGCTTGTGGGGCACTGGATTGAGATGAGATCAGTGATGGGTGCTTCAAGATCACTTGAAGAACTTGTAAAACTCATGCCATCACATGCACACATGTTAATGCCTGATGGAAGCACGATGGATGTTCCCTTGGATGATCTGACCTTGGGAGACAGGGTGATAATCAAACCCGGTGAAAAGATCCCTGCAGATGGGGAAGTTATTGAGGGAAAGACTTCCATTGACGAATCAATGCTTACAGGCGAATCAGAACCTGTTTTTAAGGAAACTGGTGCTGAGGTCATAGGTGGATCAATCAATGGAGAGGGATCCGTCACAGTGGAAATCAGAAAAACAGGAAAGGATTCATTCTTATCCCAGGTTATAAATCTTGTAGAAGAAGCACAGGCCAGCAAATCAAAGACTCAGAACCTTGCAGATCGTTTTGCAACAGCACTCACTGTACTGGCTCTTACTGGAGGATTTTTAACCCTTTTAATATGGTTACTGGCCACGAATTTTGGTTTTGAATTTGCACTTGAGAGGGCTGTAACTGTAATGGTTATCACATGCCCCCATGCGCTGGGATTGGCAGTACCTCTGGTAGTTTCAGTTTCAACAGCATTATCTGCCAAAAATGGTCTTTTAATAAGAAATCGTGCCTCATTTGAAATGTCCAGGGGTGTTGATGCAGTTGTCTTCGACAAAACAGGTACACTTACCGAGGGAAGGTTCGGTATAACCGATGTTGTTGCCTTAAGTCCGGAGTATGGTGAAGAGGATATCTTAAACTATTCTGCCTCCCTGGAATCATACTCTGAGCATCCAATTGCCAGGGGATTTGCAAAATCTGCAGTGGAAACCCGTGAAGTTCATGATTTCAGATCCATCCCTGGAAAAGGTGTTAAAGGCAGGATCAATGGAAAACTCGTTGAAGTGGTGAGCCCGGGATTTTTAACCCAACGCAAGATTGATGTTCCAAATGAGAAGGTAAATGAACTCTCATCACAGGGTAAAACCATTGTGTTTGTGGTTGTTGAAGGAGAAATTATGGGTGCAGTTGCACTTGCAGATGTTATCAGGGAAGAATCAAGAAAAGCGGTAAAAAAGCTCAAAGACATGGGAATTCGTTGTATAATGATTACAGGGGATAAAAAAGAGGTTGCAGAGTGGGTTTCAAAGGAAATTGGGCTTGATAACTATTATGCAGAAGTACTGCCCCAGGAGAAGGCAGAGAAAATCCGGGAAATTCAATCTGAAGGTGCAGTTGTTGCAATGACAGGTGATGGTATCAACGATGCCCCTGCACTTGCACAGGCCGATGTGGGTATCGCAATTGGTGCAGGTACGGATGTTGCAATTGAATCAGCTGATGTTGTTCTCGTTCGAAGCAACCCACTTGATGTTGTTTACACTGTAAAACTTGCAAGGTCCACCTACAGCAAGATGGTGCAGAATTTGGTATGGGGAACAGGGTACAACATTTTTGCAATCCCAATTGCAGCTGGAATTCTTTACGGCTATGGAATTCTCTTAACACCTGCAGCAGGAGCCATACTCATGTCTGTAAGTACCATCATAGTTGCATTTAATTCAAGGTTTT